One genomic segment of Theobroma cacao cultivar B97-61/B2 chromosome 6, Criollo_cocoa_genome_V2, whole genome shotgun sequence includes these proteins:
- the LOC18597352 gene encoding phosphatidylinositol/phosphatidylcholine transfer protein SFH9 isoform X2, translating to MLVDSLLWRVQNDIDNILTKPIFPTELYRAVRDSQLIGMSGYSREGLPVFAIGVGLSTFDKASVHYYVQSHIQINEYRDRVILPSASKKHGRPITTCIKVLDMTGLKLSALTHIKLLTIISTIDDLNYPEKTNTYYIVNAPYIFSACWKVVKPLLQERTRKKIQVLPGCGRDELLKIMDLASMPHFCGKEGSGSSRHSENENCFSLDHPFHQQLYNYVKQQSLVTEPAQPIKQGSFHVDLPEPAAEGTEIAKTLESELHKFENGNGLSRSISGIKIDDD from the exons TTGGTGGACAGCTTGCTTTGGAGGGTGCAGAATGACATTGACAATATATTAACA AAACCCATATTTCCTACTGAACTTTACAGAGCAGTGCGTGATTCACAGCTCATAGGAATGTCTGGCTACTCAAGAGAG GGGCTTCCGGTCTTTGCTATTGGTGTGGGACTTAGCACATTTGATAAAGCATCT gtTCACTACTATGTGCAGTCACATATTCAAATCAATGAATATCGAGATCGTGTAATTCTG CCTTCTGCATCAAAGAAGCATGGGCGACCCATAACCACCTGTATAAAAGTATTAGATATGACTGGCCTGAAGCTTTCAGCACTGACCCATATAAAG TTATTGACAATCATCTCAACTATTGATGACTTGAACTACCCGGAGAAGACAAATACATATTACATTGTAAATGCTCCATATATTTTCTCTGCTTGCTGGAAG GTTGTCAAGCCCCTTTTGCAAGAGAGgacaaggaaaaaaattcaagtgttGCCAGGTTGTGGGCGAGATGAGCTGTTGAAG ATAAtggatttagcatcaatgccACATTTCTGTGGAAAGGAAGGGTCTGGGTCATCTCGCCATTCAGAAAATGAAAACTGCTTTTCGTTGGATCATCCTTTCCATCAACAGCTCTACAACTACGTAAAGCAGCAGTCCTTGGTCACTGAACCCGCTCAACCCATCAAACAGGGATCTTTTCATGTGGATCTGCCCGAGCCCGCTGCTGAAGGAACAGAGATTGCTAAAACTCTAGAGTCTGAGTTGCACAAGTTTGAGAATGGGAATGGGTTGTCCCGGTCGATTAGTGGCATCAAAATCGATGATGATTGA
- the LOC18597351 gene encoding WEB family protein At1g12150 has protein sequence MVNIRRVNSERLPKSLGSPRAEVGEIDTRVPFQSVKAAVSLFGEVAVSRERRTPRKSRLSAENVIDKETQLLLAQKEINNIKQKLESDESTKAKADFDLESAKRTLQDLTSKLETITQSKRSAIEATEAVKEQARQLELQKSKNHQESNARKMELEYAREQYMAVATELDAAKQELNEIRQDFDAALEAKLAAFQQAAEAQRCSKMHAERVSELSKEISGMKEAIQQVKLATQQVYQEQANIAEEKDALQKSYKKAKEETENKLISSRKEYDPELTKYLEEKLMETTAEVEALQEEMKKAHALEMDSVRVITSELNEATTTLQQVADEECSLRNLVSSLGLELEEVKRERQAEMDKEAKTVAEQNELRDHNFRLQQLSSEIENARREEQEMKKSTEELKIEAETAKVAAEEVQQKLERALEQAEEAKAAEKKAVDEMQVLSAKEDIGNTESSGKIIISMEEFESLNRKVVESGDMADWQIADAMAELEAINARKSETEKRLEASLKAMEEIKAATELAEKSATMAEAAQGVIEGELKRRRQQEQMVAP, from the exons ATGGTTAATATCCGCCGCGTAAACAGCGAACGCCTTCCCAAGTCCTTAGGTTCACCAAGGGCAGAGGTAGGAGAGATTGATACCAGGGTGCCGTTCCAATCTGTCAAAGCTGCTGTTAGTCTATTTGGGGAAGTAGCTGTTTCCAGGGAGAGACGCACTCCTAGAAAATCAAGACTTTCTGCAGAG AATGTGATAGACAAGGAGACGCAGCTTCTCTTGGCGCAGAAAGAAATTAACAATATAAAGCAAAAGCTGGAGAGTGACGAAAGCACAAAGGCCAAGGCAGATTTTGATCTTGAAAGCGCAAAGAGAACATTGCAGGATTTGACCAGCAAACTTGAAACAATAACCCAGTCCAAGCGATCCGCAATTGAAGCTACAGAGGCAGTGAAGGAACAAGCCAGGCAACTTGAACTCCAAAAATCAAAGAACCATCAAGAAAGCAATGCACGTAAAATGGAATTGGAGTATGCGAGAGAGCAATATATGGCCGTTGCCACGGAGCTTGATGCCGCGAAGCAAGAGCTCAATGAAATCAGGCAAGATTTTGATGCAGCCTTGGAAGCAAAGTTGGCCGCATTCCAACAGGCAGCAGAAGCACAGCGTTGCTCTAAAATGCATGCTGAAAGGGTTAGTGAGCTCTCGAAAGAAATCTCGGGCATGAAGGAAGCAATTCAACAAGTAAAGTTAGCCACCCAACAGGTGTACCAGGAACAGGCAAATATCGCGGAAGAGAAAGATGCCCTGCAAAAATCTTACAAGAAGGCCAAGGAGGAAACGGAAAACAAATTGATATCCTCGAGGAAAGAATATGATCCTGAGCTGACGAAATATCTGGAGGAGAAGCTCATGGAAACAACAGCGGAGGTCGAAGCCTTGCAAGAAGAGATGAAAAAAGCCCATGCTTTAGAAATGGATTCTGTGAGAGTTATAACTAGTGAGCTTAATGAAGCTACAACAACACTGCAACAAGTAGCGGATGAAGAATGCTCTCTTCGGAATTTAGTGAGCTCCCTTGGGCTGGAATTGGAAGAGGTGAAGAGAGAACGACAAGCTGAAATGGACAAAGAAGCAAAAACTGTTGCTGAACAAAATGAATTGAGGGACCACAATTTCAGACTCCAACAGCTGTCATCAGAAATTGAAAATGCAAGGCGAGAAGAACAAGAGATGAAGAAAAGTACTGAAGAGCTGAAAATAGAAGCTGAAACCGCCAAAGTAGCGGCGGAGGAGGTACAGCAAAAGCTAGAACGTGCTTTGGAACAGGCTGAAGAAGCAAAAGCAGCAGAGAAAAAGGCGGTTGATGAAATGCAGGTTTTGTCTGCAAAAGAGGACATTGGTAACACGGAATCCAGTGGCAAGATTATAATCTCCATGGAGGAATTTGAATCTTTGAATAGGAAAGTGGTTGAATCTGGAGATATGGCAGACTGGCAAATAGCTGACGCAATGGCTGAGCTGGAAGCAATTAATGCCAGAAAAAGTGAGACAGAAAAAAGGTTGGAAGCAAGTTTGAAAGCAATGGAGGAAATCAAGGCTGCAACCGAGCTGGCCGAGAAGTCAGCGACGATGGCAGAGGCGGCACAGGGCGTGATTGAGGGTGAGCTTAAAAGACGGCGTCAACAAGAACAAATGGTTGCACCTTAA